A stretch of Calditrichia bacterium DNA encodes these proteins:
- a CDS encoding OmpA family protein, translating into MSVQRLKLQTILWVFIFGIFIAPAQSVRIGKTQISGVETGNWPDFQVLLNIENVKDTPISALKNWKFDLNWGAQTCSVLNAENPEAWLNQPSQVIMIVDNSTSMSGKTGFVEQAYKIFIDGVRKHTEVSIIRFQKPDATEAWGAEFIVQTSNSQYFMKDQNLFSSMTSRTFLYDATYQALSFIDNFIENGQKSVVVLSDGLDVGSSVSYSQLVQRATDMNIPLYFIDFSSRRDRNDKAKDLSSDTYGFYAASSNPKELTDIYFQILTQINNQVIIDAKYPVSGSAIPPNAELSINISDENGSVSAKREVTISPDRMEALRFQNNLSEPQQITAFAANAAPDRGIYRDDNWFNLGVAAIREGNWDAAETAINSLKNSGDVFAAERAKLLNIERAEAQEDPQLNTFYADYYRDHRQGVFVDKLLWKLILWHIDKKDDAAADKWITVLRNEYPWSKYCDDAMMYLAGKQRTEKNYADAEKLYLDIKLFYDRSDQYGQSLLKLSDMYLEIGEYETAENFLLSVENQFDELAEGGALYQNLALSQYLQKKYLEAARTVDRFSQRLPESSELAHSKMLQGSIYATNLNQPDVGKDIFAGLFSDESLDETIRNEAKEKYDQLNFTGDIDALGELAMKQPEDPLLQKLMLENGWTVGAQLPFRFLEIAEKMITEKELDPALEIAAAVIREYPVLGVRDRALFLSAQAYLQQENYSAEHEMLLTLLDEFPGSKHRLTAQHQLAINYLQMRNQRDALSTYESLLSEADETFPEYEAAQKEYNELLQKALVSIRGNILNIDLKDIGKVNISVHELPSDSVVTVAMASDGGNYSVGLSLRKRYTLIATAPGYLLYTADLDFREQLSADTVEQNISLISIEKGSRIPLQNISFDLSSSTLDDQSLPTLRAMVQFLKENPDLEVEIAGHTDNLGDPNFNKMLSVNRALSVARYLLENGISLKNVTTNGYADTDPIAGNDTQKGRATNRRVELRVMK; encoded by the coding sequence ATGTCCGTTCAACGATTGAAACTGCAAACCATTTTATGGGTTTTCATTTTTGGGATTTTTATTGCCCCGGCGCAATCTGTGCGAATCGGAAAAACTCAGATATCTGGTGTTGAAACCGGAAATTGGCCGGATTTTCAGGTGCTATTAAATATCGAAAATGTGAAAGATACGCCAATTTCTGCACTCAAAAACTGGAAATTCGATCTGAATTGGGGCGCACAAACCTGTAGCGTTTTGAACGCTGAAAATCCTGAAGCGTGGCTCAATCAACCCAGTCAGGTCATCATGATTGTCGATAACAGCACCTCCATGTCCGGCAAAACCGGATTTGTGGAGCAGGCATACAAAATTTTTATTGATGGTGTTCGGAAGCATACGGAAGTGAGCATCATCCGATTCCAAAAACCGGATGCTACTGAAGCGTGGGGCGCAGAATTTATTGTGCAAACCTCGAATTCACAATATTTTATGAAGGATCAGAACCTGTTTTCGTCGATGACATCGCGGACATTTTTGTATGATGCGACCTATCAGGCGCTCAGTTTTATCGATAATTTTATAGAAAATGGTCAAAAATCAGTGGTGGTGCTTTCCGACGGGCTCGACGTCGGCAGTTCGGTGAGTTATTCGCAGCTCGTGCAGCGGGCAACGGATATGAATATTCCACTTTATTTTATCGATTTCAGCAGCCGGCGCGATCGCAACGACAAAGCCAAAGACCTGTCCTCAGATACCTACGGATTTTATGCCGCATCGAGCAATCCGAAAGAGCTTACAGATATTTATTTTCAAATACTTACGCAAATCAATAATCAAGTGATCATTGATGCAAAATATCCGGTTAGCGGTTCTGCGATTCCGCCGAATGCTGAGTTGTCGATCAATATTTCCGACGAAAACGGCAGCGTTTCCGCAAAGCGGGAAGTAACGATTTCGCCGGACCGGATGGAAGCGTTGCGGTTTCAGAATAATTTGTCGGAACCGCAGCAAATTACGGCATTCGCCGCAAATGCCGCACCGGATCGGGGCATTTACCGTGACGACAACTGGTTCAATCTGGGCGTCGCCGCCATTCGTGAAGGCAATTGGGATGCTGCCGAAACAGCAATCAATTCGCTCAAAAATTCCGGTGATGTGTTTGCTGCTGAGCGCGCCAAATTGCTGAACATCGAACGGGCCGAAGCGCAGGAAGATCCGCAATTGAATACCTTTTATGCGGATTATTATCGCGATCACAGACAGGGCGTTTTCGTTGATAAACTGTTGTGGAAGCTGATTTTATGGCACATCGATAAAAAGGATGATGCGGCGGCGGATAAATGGATTACCGTTCTGCGAAACGAATATCCGTGGAGCAAATATTGTGATGATGCCATGATGTATTTAGCCGGAAAACAGCGCACCGAAAAAAATTATGCTGATGCTGAGAAACTGTATCTGGACATTAAATTATTTTATGATCGCAGCGACCAGTACGGGCAAAGTTTGTTGAAATTATCGGATATGTATCTGGAAATCGGTGAATACGAAACGGCCGAAAATTTCCTGCTTTCGGTGGAAAACCAGTTTGATGAACTTGCCGAAGGCGGCGCGTTGTATCAAAATTTGGCGTTGAGTCAGTATTTGCAGAAAAAATATCTCGAAGCGGCGCGAACGGTGGACCGTTTTTCGCAGCGGCTGCCGGAATCCAGCGAGCTGGCACACTCCAAAATGTTGCAGGGTTCCATTTATGCCACAAATCTCAACCAGCCGGATGTGGGGAAAGATATTTTTGCGGGATTATTCTCAGATGAATCGCTCGATGAAACCATTCGGAATGAAGCGAAAGAAAAATATGATCAGCTTAATTTTACCGGTGACATCGACGCGTTAGGCGAATTAGCGATGAAACAACCGGAAGATCCATTGTTGCAAAAACTGATGCTCGAAAATGGCTGGACGGTCGGTGCACAATTGCCGTTCCGGTTTTTGGAAATTGCAGAAAAAATGATCACTGAAAAAGAATTGGATCCGGCGTTGGAAATTGCGGCAGCTGTAATTCGTGAATATCCGGTGTTGGGCGTTCGTGACCGGGCGTTGTTTTTATCGGCGCAAGCCTATTTGCAGCAGGAAAATTATTCCGCGGAACACGAGATGCTGCTCACTTTGCTGGATGAATTTCCGGGATCGAAACACCGGTTGACGGCGCAACACCAACTGGCGATCAATTATTTGCAAATGCGCAATCAGCGGGACGCGTTGAGCACTTACGAATCGTTGCTCAGTGAGGCGGATGAAACCTTTCCGGAATATGAAGCAGCACAGAAAGAATACAATGAATTGTTGCAAAAAGCGTTGGTTTCCATCCGAGGCAATATTTTAAATATTGATCTGAAAGACATTGGGAAAGTGAATATTTCGGTTCACGAATTGCCATCGGATAGCGTTGTAACTGTTGCAATGGCGAGCGATGGCGGTAATTACAGCGTTGGATTGTCTTTGCGCAAGCGATACACGCTGATCGCCACTGCGCCGGGATATTTGCTTTACACTGCCGATCTCGATTTTCGCGAACAGCTTTCCGCAGATACTGTGGAGCAAAATATTTCGTTGATTTCGATTGAAAAGGGATCGCGGATTCCACTGCAAAATATCAGTTTCGATCTTAGCAGCAGCACGCTCGATGACCAATCGTTGCCGACACTGCGGGCGATGGTGCAATTTCTGAAAGAAAATCCCGATCTTGAAGTTGAAATTGCCGGACATACGGATAATTTGGGCGACCCGAATTTCAACAAAATGCTATCGGTAAACCGTGCGCTTAGCGTTGCCCGATATTTGCTGGAAAACGGCATTTCGCTGAAAAATGTGACCACAAATGGCTACGCTGATACCGATCCGATTGCCGGAAATGATACGCAGAAAGGCCGCGCAACGAATCGCCGCGTTGAGTTGCGGGTGATGAAGTAG
- a CDS encoding CHAT domain-containing protein, with protein sequence MNLKHQRSIFVTLTLLFLGFSAAYSQTDAGKSFIHFRMLKVSTENQANEIIERYAAGESFQKLARKFSEHSTANLGGDLPWQPSESIPQVFLAVLNKLEINAISEPIALQNGYFLLQKVDELNAYDYSVLQQKIDKLNGLLNEIEIGFAKENGNLTALLAQATALNSEVKDDHKSLKIFNMKGLAAATSGDMSTADDAFSAMLALADNIGDDRTKASALRNLGQVKKNSGDFEAAISYYDSALAVAKAIGDVETVEISLGMLGQIYESQQQFPKAIGYFTEAIAMPRNPADQQLKHIWFGNLGQMYRQLGDYSRSLAYLDSAINNSQTAGNTSAMADFIAAKAQVLLAKGDARPALGLLNQSLALARVAGNKFAEGMRLGNLGQAYKTLGKLDSARTLLDDAQMIAQSTQQTDDDGLWLGSLGQVFNAMGNYTSAIENYEKALAIARQNGDRSNEAVWLGSIGQVYETTGDYQRALSYLDSAATITRETGDLSSQLFQLGNLGEFYFSNEKYDDALKTYTDALAIARKLGAKSQEQIRLGSIGQVWQQQSQPEKAIVYYDSAIAIAREIGDEYNTGIWLGSKGLVLRSLKNYDAAIDHFNQSLEIAQSINDKESIWRQYWNLAATYANIDGAPKFQVVGMFDNAVNSLKEIAGDLVNFSQKRNYLEVQNKQALYDDFIAYLMRQPEARYHEKALEISEASRNRALKDLLQGQQLEAQLSIEKRQAATERTEELFTKVQEPMMASTDSPNNRFRSAETDLLEKWATGIAIPSRNIGSSEGAPDLGLREIKNEARERQETLLMYHILPGGVAMWVIQPNGKMFATVQNIPADSLFRLVSATRNHLGISDGLSRGAEVLQTSAGGGKKYQQTLRELDELLIQPVAEYLPKSPDESLMIIPHDILYVFPFACLVDAQNKYLVERNVFATAPSVGLLKFTRARVREQFNRERPWLLLMGNPEMPDPAIWSQLYGAEREVEMIAKRVNESGGAGLQESGAQSLKALSLIGDNASEAEFRRIAGVQNYLHFATHGYQVRDPMRCGLVLAKTGETVETNGILTTSEIFGLPLNAELVVLSACETGLGHISSDGLAGLSMSFLYAGTSSLMVSLWKVPDEATQYLMVKFYEELATDGNKSRSLQTAQLHTMAKYPHPRDWAAFSLIGQN encoded by the coding sequence TTCAGCGGCGTATTCTCAAACAGATGCCGGGAAATCTTTCATTCACTTCCGAATGCTCAAGGTTTCCACTGAAAATCAGGCCAACGAGATAATTGAACGGTATGCCGCCGGCGAATCCTTCCAGAAATTAGCCCGAAAATTTTCTGAACACTCAACCGCAAATTTGGGTGGCGATTTACCCTGGCAGCCTTCGGAAAGCATTCCGCAAGTGTTTTTGGCGGTTTTGAACAAGCTGGAAATTAACGCAATTTCTGAGCCGATTGCGCTTCAGAACGGTTATTTTTTGCTCCAAAAAGTGGATGAACTGAATGCATATGACTACAGCGTTTTGCAACAAAAAATCGATAAGCTAAATGGATTATTAAACGAAATTGAAATTGGTTTCGCAAAAGAAAATGGCAATCTAACCGCGTTGCTGGCGCAGGCAACAGCGCTCAACAGCGAAGTTAAAGATGATCATAAATCATTGAAAATATTCAATATGAAAGGATTAGCTGCAGCAACTTCCGGTGATATGTCTACCGCAGATGATGCTTTTTCCGCGATGCTGGCACTTGCAGATAACATCGGCGATGACCGAACGAAAGCATCGGCTCTCCGGAATTTGGGGCAGGTTAAAAAAAACAGCGGTGACTTTGAGGCTGCGATAAGTTATTACGACAGCGCCTTGGCTGTAGCAAAAGCAATTGGCGATGTGGAAACGGTAGAAATTTCGCTGGGAATGCTCGGACAAATTTACGAATCGCAACAGCAATTCCCAAAAGCGATCGGTTATTTTACCGAGGCCATCGCGATGCCTCGCAATCCTGCAGATCAACAATTGAAACACATTTGGTTCGGGAATTTGGGGCAAATGTATCGACAGTTGGGTGATTATTCGCGGTCACTGGCATATCTGGACAGCGCAATCAACAATTCACAAACCGCAGGAAATACTTCCGCAATGGCGGATTTTATCGCGGCAAAAGCGCAGGTGTTGCTCGCCAAAGGCGACGCCAGACCGGCGCTCGGGTTGCTCAATCAATCGCTGGCACTGGCGCGCGTTGCCGGAAACAAATTTGCCGAAGGCATGCGTTTGGGAAATCTCGGACAGGCATACAAAACGCTCGGCAAGCTGGACAGCGCCCGAACGCTGCTGGACGATGCGCAGATGATCGCCCAATCGACACAGCAAACGGATGACGATGGATTGTGGCTCGGCAGTTTGGGTCAAGTGTTTAACGCGATGGGCAATTACACTTCTGCCATCGAAAATTATGAAAAAGCCTTGGCGATCGCCCGGCAAAACGGAGATCGCAGCAACGAAGCGGTGTGGCTCGGCAGCATCGGACAGGTGTACGAAACGACCGGCGATTATCAGCGCGCGCTCAGTTATCTGGACAGCGCAGCAACCATCACCCGCGAAACCGGCGATTTGAGCAGCCAATTGTTCCAGTTGGGCAATCTCGGCGAGTTCTATTTCTCGAATGAAAAATATGACGACGCGCTGAAAACCTACACCGATGCATTGGCAATCGCCCGGAAACTGGGCGCGAAATCGCAGGAGCAGATACGCCTCGGCAGCATCGGGCAGGTGTGGCAGCAGCAATCGCAGCCGGAAAAAGCGATTGTTTATTATGACAGCGCCATCGCCATCGCCCGGGAAATTGGCGACGAATACAACACGGGCATCTGGCTTGGCAGCAAAGGGTTGGTGCTTCGGTCGCTGAAAAATTACGATGCGGCAATCGACCATTTCAACCAATCGTTGGAAATTGCCCAATCGATCAACGATAAAGAGAGCATTTGGCGACAATACTGGAATCTGGCGGCGACGTATGCCAACATCGACGGCGCTCCGAAATTTCAGGTGGTGGGCATGTTCGACAATGCGGTGAATTCGTTGAAAGAAATCGCCGGTGATCTGGTCAATTTTTCGCAAAAACGTAACTATCTGGAAGTACAGAATAAACAAGCACTTTACGACGATTTTATTGCTTATTTGATGCGCCAGCCAGAGGCACGCTATCACGAAAAAGCGTTGGAAATTTCCGAAGCATCGCGCAACCGCGCACTGAAAGATTTGCTGCAGGGGCAGCAATTGGAGGCGCAGCTATCCATCGAAAAACGGCAAGCGGCAACAGAACGCACCGAGGAATTGTTCACCAAAGTGCAGGAACCGATGATGGCCAGCACTGATTCGCCGAACAACCGTTTCCGTTCCGCAGAAACCGATTTATTGGAAAAATGGGCTACAGGCATCGCCATTCCCTCACGTAATATTGGCAGTTCGGAAGGTGCACCGGATTTGGGATTGCGCGAAATCAAAAATGAAGCCCGCGAACGGCAGGAAACGCTGCTGATGTATCATATTTTGCCCGGCGGCGTTGCGATGTGGGTGATCCAGCCGAACGGAAAAATGTTTGCAACCGTGCAAAATATCCCTGCGGATTCGCTGTTCCGGCTGGTATCTGCAACGCGGAATCATTTGGGCATTTCCGACGGATTGTCGCGCGGTGCGGAGGTGTTGCAAACGAGCGCCGGTGGCGGCAAAAAATATCAACAAACACTACGCGAACTGGATGAACTGCTGATCCAACCCGTGGCAGAATATTTGCCGAAATCACCGGACGAATCGCTGATGATCATTCCTCACGATATTTTATATGTTTTCCCTTTCGCCTGTCTGGTTGATGCGCAAAACAAATATCTGGTCGAGCGAAATGTATTTGCAACTGCACCAAGTGTCGGACTATTGAAGTTTACGCGTGCACGCGTGCGCGAGCAGTTCAATCGCGAACGTCCGTGGTTACTGTTGATGGGCAATCCTGAGATGCCCGATCCGGCAATTTGGTCGCAACTGTACGGCGCGGAACGCGAAGTTGAGATGATCGCAAAACGGGTGAATGAATCGGGTGGTGCCGGACTGCAGGAGAGCGGCGCACAATCGCTGAAAGCGCTTTCGCTGATCGGCGACAACGCCAGCGAAGCGGAATTCCGGCGAATTGCCGGCGTGCAAAATTATCTCCACTTTGCAACCCACGGATATCAGGTTCGCGATCCGATGCGCTGCGGACTGGTGCTCGCCAAAACCGGCGAAACCGTGGAAACCAACGGCATTTTGACGACTTCGGAAATTTTCGGGCTGCCGCTGAATGCGGAGTTGGTGGTACTCAGCGCCTGCGAAACCGGGCTCGGGCACATTTCCAGTGACGGATTGGCGGGGTTGAGCATGTCGTTTTTATATGCCGGTACATCCAGTTTGATGGTCAGTTTGTGGAAGGTGCCAGACGAAGCGACACAGTATCTGATGGTCAAATTTTATGAGGAACTGGCAACCGATGGCAATAAATCGCGATCGCTGCAAACAGCCCAATTGCACACGATGGCAAAATATCCGCATCCGCGTGATTGGGCAGCGTTCTCGTTAATCGGACAGAATTAG